From Cydia fagiglandana chromosome 6, ilCydFagi1.1, whole genome shotgun sequence, the proteins below share one genomic window:
- the LOC134665331 gene encoding uncharacterized protein LOC134665331 yields MRGFRLAGIMMLLTVINTLCYGAITRNDPPNKSATVLGHGSIKVHDGPKGKDTVLDGPNGSIKALDKGKLTVLGHKLRRDIREANASVIEHLGANAATVKPLSSNTKVRREANATLHRVPLTRGRSLREANTEKGPNAVKASDVTTVKPATTTPARLGNMITVPANCPDGQKYVNGACREVWQSR; encoded by the exons ATGCGGGGCTTCAGGCTGGCAGGCATTATGATGCTTCTTACAGTCATCAAC ACTCTATGCTATGGAGCGATAACACGCAATGATCCGCCTAATAAGTCAGCCACCGTGCTCGGACATGGTTCAATAAAAGTGCATGATGGACCTAAAGGAAAAGATACCGTACTTGATGGTCCTAACGGATCAATAAAAGCGCTCGATAAAGGAAAACTAACCGTGCTGGGACATAAACTACGCCGTGACATTCGTGAGGCCAATGCATCAGTAATAGAACATCTTGGGGCTAATGCAGCAACAGTGAAGCCTCTTAGCTCTAATACAAAAGTACGACGTGAGGCTAATGCAACATTGCATCGCGTGCCTCTCACGAGAGGAAGATCTCTACGTGAGGCAAACACAGAAAAAGGACCCAATGCTGTGAAAGCATCAGATGTCACTACTGTGAAGCCAGCTACGACTACACCAGCCCGTCTAGGGAACATGATAACTGTCCCCGCCAACTGTCCTGATGGACAGAAATACGTGAACGGAGCGTGCCGGGAGGTTTGGCAATCTAGATAG